In the Topomyia yanbarensis strain Yona2022 chromosome 3, ASM3024719v1, whole genome shotgun sequence genome, one interval contains:
- the LOC131694007 gene encoding phenoloxidase 8-like, with the protein MASNDTKFRGLLQRPYEPTFVPKSGGQVYYDLPDNFLTDRYRPLGQALQSRYGTNVQTRIPLPNIAAPDINFAQPIPRRGEFSMFNQMHAQAAGQLIELFMNQTDPDNMCAVAAYCRDRMNGTMFQYALSVALQHRPDTMNVSVPSFLELFPDRFMDSSVFPQMQEEGRIVTQGDRMAIDIPMNYTASERELEQRMAYWREDIGVNLHHWHWHLVYPALGPDRVVRKDRRGELFYYMHQQVVARYNTERFANGLPRVRTLATLRDPIVEAYYPKIIRSSNNRSFPGRGRNMLLSDLNRVEDRVIVTIADMELWTSRIFEAIDSGFANGADGQRIPLDNKSGIDVLGNMVENSTASPNADYYGRLHNEGHNMLGYIHDPDNSFLEGFGVMADNTTAMRDPVFYRWHQHVDDIFERHKRRFKPYNADELSHPDIEIESFSAQLNRAGTKGNILLTFWQRSQVDLGTGLDFGPEGNAFATFTHIQHAPFTYRINVRNGSGSPKRGTVRIFIAPITDETGRTIPFREQRRTMIELDKYTVNLNPGDNNLVRRSEQSSVTIPYERTFRNVAASNQPNNAQFRFCNCGWPAHMLLPKGTPQGAMYDLFVMISNFRDDTVNQDFDENEPCNDSHSFCGLRDRLYPDARNMGFPFDRQVPPSVSSLKDFVRPYRNMATTAVQIRFTNTVISRV; encoded by the exons ATGGCTAGCAACGATACCAAATTTCGCGGGCTTCTTCAACGCCCATACGAGCCGACTTTTGTGCCAAAGTCCGGTGGTCAAGTGTACTACGATCTGCCGGATAATTTCCTAACGGATCGGTATCGTCCCCTCGGGCAGGCGCTGCAGAGTCGCTATGGAACGAATGTGCAAACGAGGATCCCGCTGCCGAACATCGCGGCTCCTGATATCAACTTTGCGCAACCGATTCCTCGCCGTGGAGAGTTTTCAATGTTCAACCAGATGCACGCCCAAGCTGCTGGACAGTTGATAGAATTGTTTATGAATCAGACTGATCCCGACAACATGTGCGCAGTGGCAGCGTACTGTCGGGATCGTATGAATGGAACTATGTTCCAATACGCACTATCCGTGGCTCTGCAACACCGGCCAGATACTATGAATGTGTCTGTACCGAGTTTTCTGGAGCTCTTTCCGGATCGCTTTATGGATTCATCAGTGTTTCCACAGATGCAAGAGGAAGGCAGGATTGTTACTCAAGGTGACAGG ATGGCCATTGACATCCCTATGAACTATACGGCATCGGAAAGAGAATTGGAGCAAAGGATGGCTTATTGGCGAGAGGATATTGGGGTCAATCTACATCATTGGCACTGGCATCTGGTGTATCCAGCGTTGGGGCCTGACAGAGTGGTCCGAAAGGATCGCCGCGGAGAATTGTTTTATTACATGCACCAGCAGGTTGTCGCCCGGTATAACACGGAACGATTCGCCAACGGATTGCCTCGTGTGCGCACTTTAGCGACACTACGTGATCCAATAGTAGAGGCGTACTATCCGAAGATCATCCGAAGTTCCAACAATCGATCTTTTCCAGGTCGTGGACGGAATATGTTGTTGAGT GATCTAAATCGAGTGGAAGACAGAGTTATTGTGACGATTGCTGACATGGAACTTTGGACGAGTAGAATATTTGAAGCGATTGACTCTGGATTTGCGAACGGG GCCGACGGTCAGCGAATTCCACTAGATAACAAATCTGGAATAGACGTCTTAGGAAACATGGTGGAAAACTCAACAGCCTCGCCTAACGCTGACTATTACGGCCGTTTACATAACGAGGGTCATAACATGCTCGGCTATATTCACGATCCGGACAATTCTTTTCTCGAAGGTTTTGGAGTAATGGCTGACAATACCACGGCCATGCGCGATCCCGTTTTTTACCGCTGGCATCAACATGTTGACGATATCTTCGAACGACACAAGCGTCGGTTCAAACCGTACAATGCTGACGAG TTATCTCATCCAGACATTGAAATCGAATCTTTTAGTGCTCAACTAAATCGAGCCGGGACTAAGGGCAACATCCTGTTAACTTTTTGGCAAAGATCCCAAGTCGATCTCGGAACCGGTCTTGATTTTGGACCGGAAGGAAATGCGTTCGCCACGTTCACGCACATCCAACATGCTCCCTTCACCTATCGAATCAATGTTAGAAACGGTAGCGGTTCTCCTAAACGTGGAACGGTACGGATATTTATCGCTCCAATAACGGATGAAACTGGCAGAACTATACCCTTCCGCGAACAGCGCCGTACGATGATCGAACTGGATAAGTATACTGTCAATT TAAATCCTGGAGACAACAATCTCGTACGCCGATCGGAACAATCAAGCGTAACCATACCATATGAACGAACGTTCCGCAATGTCGCTGCGTCGAATCAGCCGAACAACGCCCAGTTCAGATTCTGTAACTGTGGATGGCCCGCGCACATGTTGTTACCGAAGGGTACCCCCCAGGGTGCGATGTACGATTTGTTTGTGATGATATCCAACTTTAGGGATGACACTGTTAACCAGGATTTTGACGA GAATGAACCGTGCAACGACTCCCATTCATTCTGTGGGCTACGCGATAGGCTCTATCCGGATGCACGTAATATGGGTTTTCCGTTTGATCGGCAGGTTCCACCCTCGGTGTCGAGCTTGAAGGACTTTGTGCGCCCATACAGGAATATGGCCACGACAGCCGTGCAGATCCGTTTCACTAATACGGTTATTTCAAGGGTTTGA